One segment of Rhodopirellula baltica SH 1 DNA contains the following:
- the fusA gene encoding elongation factor G: MNLEKVRNIGISAHIDSGKTTLSERILFYSGRIHKIEDVRGGGDGATMDHMELEKERGITITSAATSVTHNGYHINLIDTPGHVDFTVEVERSLRVLDGAVLVLCSVGGVQSQSITVDRQMKRYQIPRLAFINKMDRTGANPRRVVEQLREKLGADAFLAQIPIGAEENFRGVVDLIEMVAYTFEGDQGEKVVTGEIPADLKDEAEEARVAMLDSLSNYSDEVMELLLSEEEVSKDMIYRVMREAVLNGATPVYMGSAYKNKGVQPLLNAVTQYLPSPLDREIYGRDPSDEEKKIELSPDPDKPFVGMAFKIVEDPFGQLTFMRIYQGTIKKGEAYTNQRSQKKERFSRIVRMHSEKRDEIDEAGPGDIIAVMGIDCASGDTYCSERDYATLESMYVPEPVIKIAVNPLNRGDGDKMSKALQRFRKEDPTFSVYTDEETNEILISGMGELHLEIYIERIRREYGVEIEVGAPKVSYRESPTREVEFNYKHKKQTGGSGQYAHIVGKLIPIESESEDSFEFEEKVVGGRIPKQYIPAVEKGFRDILGKGPIADYPVVGTRIELLDGSYHDVDSSEKAFYTAAQGCFREYFKQAAPKLLEPIMSVEIEVPEEFQGTVTGDVIRRRGLMTSNDTNEGMTVILAEVPLAETFGYATDLRSMTQGQGTFTMELAAYRQTPSNIQEEIIAERKKDELAGAR, translated from the coding sequence ATGAATTTGGAGAAGGTCAGAAACATTGGTATCAGTGCCCACATCGACTCGGGCAAGACCACTCTGAGCGAACGCATCCTGTTTTACAGCGGACGTATCCACAAGATCGAAGATGTTCGCGGTGGCGGTGACGGCGCTACGATGGATCACATGGAGCTCGAAAAAGAGCGTGGGATCACGATCACCAGTGCTGCGACCAGCGTGACGCACAACGGTTACCACATCAATCTGATCGACACCCCCGGCCACGTTGACTTCACCGTCGAAGTGGAACGTTCGCTGCGTGTCCTCGATGGTGCGGTTTTGGTTCTGTGCAGTGTCGGTGGCGTTCAAAGCCAGTCGATCACCGTCGACCGTCAAATGAAGCGATACCAAATTCCTCGCTTGGCGTTCATCAACAAGATGGACCGCACCGGTGCCAACCCACGTCGCGTCGTTGAACAGCTTCGTGAAAAACTTGGTGCCGATGCCTTCCTCGCGCAAATCCCAATCGGTGCGGAAGAGAACTTCCGTGGCGTCGTCGACTTGATCGAAATGGTTGCTTACACCTTCGAAGGCGACCAAGGCGAAAAGGTTGTCACGGGCGAAATTCCTGCTGACTTGAAAGACGAAGCAGAAGAAGCACGCGTTGCCATGTTGGATTCGTTGTCCAACTACAGCGACGAAGTGATGGAATTGCTGCTGAGCGAAGAAGAAGTGTCCAAGGACATGATCTACCGGGTCATGCGTGAAGCAGTTCTCAATGGTGCGACTCCCGTCTACATGGGCAGTGCTTACAAGAACAAAGGCGTTCAGCCATTGCTCAACGCGGTCACTCAGTACCTGCCCAGCCCGCTGGATCGTGAAATCTACGGACGCGACCCTTCGGATGAAGAAAAGAAGATCGAACTGTCACCCGATCCGGACAAGCCTTTCGTCGGCATGGCGTTCAAGATCGTCGAAGATCCGTTTGGTCAGTTGACCTTCATGCGTATCTACCAAGGTACGATCAAGAAGGGCGAAGCCTACACGAACCAGCGTTCGCAGAAAAAAGAACGCTTCAGCCGAATCGTGCGAATGCACAGTGAAAAGCGAGATGAAATTGATGAAGCCGGACCTGGTGACATCATCGCCGTCATGGGTATCGATTGTGCCTCCGGGGACACGTACTGCAGCGAGCGTGATTACGCGACGTTGGAATCGATGTACGTGCCTGAGCCCGTCATCAAAATCGCCGTCAATCCACTCAACCGTGGCGATGGCGACAAGATGAGCAAGGCGTTGCAACGCTTCCGCAAGGAAGACCCAACGTTCAGCGTTTACACCGATGAAGAAACCAACGAGATCTTGATCTCGGGCATGGGTGAGTTGCACTTGGAAATTTACATCGAACGAATTCGTCGTGAATATGGAGTCGAAATCGAAGTCGGTGCTCCCAAGGTTTCTTACCGCGAAAGTCCGACTCGCGAAGTCGAATTCAACTACAAGCACAAGAAGCAAACCGGTGGTTCAGGTCAGTACGCTCACATCGTTGGCAAGCTGATCCCGATCGAATCAGAAAGCGAAGACAGCTTCGAGTTCGAAGAAAAGGTTGTCGGTGGTCGTATTCCGAAGCAGTACATTCCTGCTGTCGAAAAAGGCTTCCGCGACATCCTGGGCAAGGGCCCGATCGCTGATTACCCCGTTGTGGGAACTCGCATTGAGTTGCTCGACGGTAGCTATCACGATGTTGACTCGAGCGAAAAAGCCTTTTACACCGCTGCTCAAGGTTGTTTCCGTGAGTACTTCAAGCAAGCCGCTCCGAAGTTGCTCGAGCCAATCATGAGCGTTGAAATCGAAGTTCCTGAAGAGTTCCAAGGTACCGTGACCGGTGACGTGATTCGTCGTCGTGGTCTGATGACCAGCAACGATACCAACGAAGGCATGACCGTTATCTTGGCGGAAGTTCCTTTGGCGGAAACCTTCGGCTACGCGACCGACCTTCGCAGCATGACCCAAGGTCAAGGAACGTTCACGATGGAATTGGCGGCCTACCGTCAGACTCCTTCGAACATCCAAGAAGAGATCATCGCCGAACGCAAGAAAGACGAATTGGCCGGCGCTCGCTAA
- a CDS encoding PhoPQ-activated pathogenicity-related family protein: protein MDDDPRHGILETVESQSVFSNQWVSGLLVLGAFLSGVGESRAEEIAPLETEAIKSDATQRLAEMVLKRDDSFRWDVRARGEIAGCDYVVIHLVSQTWQGVPLQHLLYILNPPEVDPKESNALLLISGGSWKAEWGMDGPDTIEVPREAALLASVALEVKTPVAILKQVPFQPMFDGLKEDALIAHTFQKFFETNDPDWPLLPVMARAASAAMDAVVGATKEEWGLSIDGFTVTGASKRGWTTYLVGATDPRVKAIAPMVIDMLNMNRQMKHQIDAWGAYSPQIEDYTRRGLQKMMGTPKGMTLLQLVDPYEHRASLTMPKLVLLGSNDPYWPADSTQHYFEELSGPTLLLNIPNNGHGLNDIPRMVGGVSALHRYVCEGRALPEWKTRTEKTADGLKIIATSDQVPAKVMLWTAKSRTRDLRSSIWESSPLKATEDGSWSSEVTPPTSGSSAAFIEAQYESAGTFPLSVTSQIHVLH, encoded by the coding sequence TTGGATGACGATCCACGGCATGGAATCCTTGAAACGGTCGAGTCTCAATCGGTGTTTAGCAATCAATGGGTGTCCGGTTTGTTGGTGCTGGGAGCATTTCTGAGCGGTGTTGGTGAGTCGCGGGCCGAAGAGATTGCTCCACTCGAAACAGAGGCGATCAAATCGGATGCGACGCAGCGTTTGGCGGAAATGGTTTTGAAGCGAGATGATTCGTTTCGCTGGGACGTTCGCGCACGTGGTGAGATCGCGGGGTGCGACTATGTGGTCATCCATTTGGTCTCGCAAACGTGGCAGGGAGTCCCTTTGCAGCATTTGCTGTACATCTTGAATCCGCCCGAAGTTGACCCAAAGGAATCCAACGCACTCTTGTTGATCAGCGGCGGATCGTGGAAAGCGGAGTGGGGGATGGACGGCCCCGACACGATCGAAGTGCCACGCGAGGCGGCATTGCTGGCGAGCGTCGCGTTGGAAGTGAAAACACCGGTGGCGATCTTAAAGCAAGTTCCGTTTCAGCCGATGTTTGATGGACTGAAGGAAGATGCGCTGATCGCTCACACGTTTCAAAAATTCTTTGAGACGAACGATCCCGATTGGCCGTTGTTACCGGTGATGGCAAGAGCAGCCTCGGCGGCGATGGATGCGGTTGTTGGTGCAACGAAGGAAGAATGGGGTTTGTCGATCGATGGTTTCACGGTGACGGGCGCGAGCAAGCGAGGTTGGACGACGTACTTGGTCGGCGCAACGGATCCACGTGTCAAAGCGATTGCGCCGATGGTGATTGACATGTTGAACATGAACCGGCAAATGAAACACCAGATCGATGCGTGGGGTGCCTATTCTCCGCAGATCGAAGATTACACTCGCCGAGGTCTTCAAAAGATGATGGGAACGCCCAAAGGGATGACGTTGCTTCAATTGGTGGATCCCTATGAGCACCGTGCATCATTGACGATGCCAAAGCTGGTGTTGCTGGGCAGCAACGATCCATATTGGCCGGCTGATTCAACTCAGCATTACTTCGAAGAACTTTCCGGCCCAACTCTCCTGCTGAATATTCCCAACAACGGTCACGGTTTGAATGACATTCCGAGAATGGTGGGTGGCGTTTCTGCGCTCCATCGTTATGTGTGCGAGGGCAGGGCTTTGCCCGAATGGAAGACTCGAACGGAGAAAACGGCGGATGGATTGAAGATTATCGCAACAAGTGACCAGGTGCCTGCGAAGGTGATGTTGTGGACGGCGAAGTCGCGGACCCGTGACCTGCGATCTTCGATCTGGGAGTCATCGCCGTTGAAAGCAACTGAAGATGGGAGTTGGAGTTCGGAAGTCACACCACCGACCTCCGGTAGCTCAGCCGCATTCATCGAAGCTCAGTACGAATCGGCCGGAACGTTTCCATTGTCAGTGACATCGCAGATCCACGTTTTACACTGA
- a CDS encoding DUF1501 domain-containing protein translates to MTNPENISAHGRRLLDRRSFLGTAGLSTAGLGLASLLQSDGLLASDVGTAGGKTPIRPSIDPNNPYLPRKAHFESPAKQVLVIFCPGAVSHVDTFDYKPALTKLHGQKPPGIPAVTFEGPTGNIAKPFWDFKPRGESGKMVSDLLPHLAEQVDDFCFLHSLNTDTSAHPQGENFLNTGFTMEGFPSFGSWVTYALGTENQELPAFVAINDPRGLARSGKNNFGNGFLPAAFQGTDFNAKNPPNNLHRPSGLTPDADAATVDLLQRLNAKHLELYPGDANLAGRIASYELAGKMQTSVPDVMDLSGETAATLKAYGVEGGSELRGEYAKNCILARRLIEKGVRVVQLFNGSDPAGGNGITNWDSHSNIAETHAMQAEIMDQPTAALIADMKQRGLLENTLVVWATEFGRMPFLQSNGTGRDHNPDAFTCFLTGAGVKKGFSYGESDEFGFKASVNPTSVYDFNASLLHLMGLDHERLTYYHNGLERRLTNVHGNVIHDVLA, encoded by the coding sequence ATGACGAATCCTGAGAATATCTCCGCTCACGGTCGGCGTTTGTTGGATCGGCGCAGCTTCCTTGGTACGGCGGGGCTTTCAACCGCTGGTCTTGGGTTAGCCAGCCTCCTGCAATCAGACGGATTGCTCGCATCGGACGTTGGCACCGCCGGAGGCAAAACTCCGATCCGCCCGTCGATCGATCCAAACAATCCATACTTGCCGCGAAAGGCACATTTCGAATCACCGGCAAAGCAAGTGTTGGTGATCTTCTGCCCGGGTGCGGTCAGTCACGTCGACACGTTCGACTACAAACCAGCACTCACCAAACTGCACGGTCAAAAGCCACCCGGCATTCCCGCGGTTACCTTCGAAGGCCCCACCGGGAACATCGCAAAACCGTTTTGGGATTTCAAACCGCGTGGCGAATCCGGAAAGATGGTTTCGGATCTGCTGCCGCACTTGGCGGAACAAGTCGATGACTTCTGCTTTCTGCATTCACTCAACACAGACACGAGTGCCCACCCGCAAGGTGAAAACTTTCTGAACACGGGGTTCACGATGGAAGGGTTCCCATCGTTTGGTTCCTGGGTGACTTACGCTCTTGGAACGGAGAATCAAGAGCTACCCGCGTTCGTCGCAATTAACGATCCTCGAGGACTGGCTCGCAGTGGCAAGAACAACTTCGGTAATGGATTTTTGCCCGCCGCTTTCCAGGGCACTGACTTCAATGCCAAGAATCCTCCGAACAATCTTCACCGCCCAAGCGGACTGACTCCTGATGCGGATGCGGCCACCGTTGATTTGCTTCAACGACTCAACGCGAAGCATTTGGAACTCTACCCAGGTGACGCCAATCTAGCCGGCCGAATCGCAAGCTATGAATTAGCGGGAAAGATGCAAACATCCGTTCCTGATGTGATGGACCTGTCCGGCGAAACTGCCGCGACGTTGAAGGCCTATGGTGTTGAGGGCGGCAGTGAATTGCGTGGTGAGTACGCCAAGAACTGCATCTTAGCTCGCCGCCTCATTGAGAAAGGAGTCCGGGTTGTTCAATTGTTCAATGGCAGTGACCCTGCTGGCGGCAATGGAATCACCAACTGGGATTCGCACTCTAATATTGCAGAGACTCATGCGATGCAAGCTGAGATCATGGACCAACCGACGGCAGCACTCATCGCTGATATGAAACAAAGAGGTTTGCTCGAAAATACGCTGGTCGTGTGGGCAACCGAGTTTGGCCGGATGCCATTCTTGCAATCCAATGGCACGGGACGCGATCACAACCCGGACGCGTTCACGTGCTTCCTCACCGGTGCCGGTGTTAAGAAAGGATTCAGCTACGGCGAAAGCGATGAGTTCGGTTTTAAAGCCTCCGTCAATCCCACCTCCGTCTACGATTTCAACGCGAGCTTATTGCACCTGATGGGCCTGGATCACGAACGACTCACGTATTACCACAATGGATTGGAACGACGGCTGACCAACGTCCACGGAAATGTCATCCACGACGTGCTAGCGTGA
- a CDS encoding secondary thiamine-phosphate synthase enzyme YjbQ: MKTLTKELWMEIPSRRGIVSIHRDVEQLVRESGIQEGMALINAMHITASVFINDNESGLHADYERWLEELVPFNAGTDPASGGYMHNRTGEDNADAHHKRQIMGREVVVAITEGELHLGPWEHIFYYEFDGRRRKRILVKIIGE; the protein is encoded by the coding sequence TTGAAAACACTGACGAAAGAGTTGTGGATGGAAATTCCCAGTCGCCGCGGAATCGTTTCGATCCATCGTGATGTGGAGCAATTGGTTCGCGAAAGCGGTATTCAGGAGGGCATGGCACTTATCAATGCCATGCATATCACGGCCAGTGTTTTCATCAATGACAATGAATCCGGTTTGCACGCGGACTACGAACGCTGGCTTGAGGAGTTGGTGCCATTCAACGCTGGAACCGATCCCGCATCCGGTGGCTACATGCACAATCGAACCGGCGAAGACAACGCGGACGCACACCACAAACGGCAAATCATGGGACGCGAGGTCGTGGTGGCCATCACCGAGGGCGAACTGCACCTCGGACCGTGGGAGCACATCTTCTACTACGAGTTCGACGGTCGTCGTCGAAAGCGAATCCTCGTCAAAATCATCGGTGAGTGA
- a CDS encoding purine-nucleoside phosphorylase: MPIKFDRPAVTDSAPDLSESLAALRDKAPILAKFEKAPLGVVLGSGLGGLADAIESPTIVPYAEIPGLAPSTASGHRGEFLIGHLASRPIIAMAGRLHVYEGHSLRDVTRPVALMAGIGINELVVSCAAGGLNPQFKVGDLVLLSEHSSWLDGKLGAPPISFQQPISFQQPNDLPNESDAAAKCFRRSLNTCDPQLDAIAHQTAHANGFELRRGMYLAVNGPNYETRAECRMMRQLGADLVGMSTVPELLCANSAGVRTLGISVVTNLALPDAPATADHADVLEVCERAANRLQQIVRAIATHGA, encoded by the coding sequence TTGCCCATCAAATTCGACCGCCCCGCCGTCACGGACTCCGCTCCCGATCTCTCTGAATCGCTTGCCGCTCTCCGAGACAAAGCTCCAATCCTGGCGAAATTCGAAAAAGCTCCCCTGGGAGTCGTCCTAGGCAGTGGCTTGGGGGGACTGGCTGACGCAATCGAGTCGCCCACGATCGTGCCCTACGCGGAAATCCCCGGACTGGCCCCGTCCACCGCGTCAGGCCATCGAGGCGAATTCTTGATCGGACACCTGGCATCTCGCCCTATTATCGCGATGGCGGGACGTCTGCATGTTTACGAAGGCCATTCTCTTCGGGACGTCACCCGGCCGGTCGCATTGATGGCGGGAATTGGAATCAATGAATTGGTCGTCAGCTGTGCCGCCGGCGGATTGAACCCCCAATTCAAAGTCGGCGATCTGGTCCTGCTCAGCGAACACAGCAGCTGGCTAGACGGAAAACTGGGTGCTCCGCCAATCAGCTTCCAACAACCAATCAGCTTCCAACAACCAAACGACTTGCCAAACGAGTCCGATGCTGCCGCGAAATGCTTTCGGCGCAGCTTGAACACCTGCGATCCACAGCTCGACGCGATCGCTCACCAGACCGCTCACGCCAACGGATTCGAACTTCGTCGTGGCATGTATCTGGCGGTCAACGGTCCCAACTACGAAACCCGTGCGGAGTGCCGAATGATGCGGCAACTCGGTGCTGACCTGGTTGGCATGAGCACGGTGCCGGAACTGTTGTGTGCCAATTCAGCCGGAGTCCGAACGCTTGGTATTTCCGTCGTCACCAACCTCGCCTTGCCCGATGCACCCGCGACAGCCGACCACGCGGATGTCCTGGAAGTGTGCGAGCGAGCCGCCAACCGGTTACAACAAATCGTTCGAGCGATTGCCACCCACGGAGCTTGA
- a CDS encoding PSD1 and planctomycete cytochrome C domain-containing protein produces the protein MGGSTMKSQPQWNRWTIALTLVALATFTTNVGSAEKVDYENDIAPIFEDRCVYCHGEDEQESGLRLDSRPHMMRGGDSGLPALVPGHPEKSYVMDVIRHLDEDMAMPPDDDQLSEEEIETIARWITEGADWPGQMDAVFENESDHWAFQPVVRPDVPSFTSKDAKSPQPIDAFLLSRLAEDDLAYSATADPRELIRRLSIVLTGLPPSPEETKAFVNQFSRDGDLAYEQAVDRLLQSPHFGERWAQHWLDVIRWAETNGSEANLYRKNAWVYRDYVVRSFNEDKPYDQFVKEQIAGDSMGAGEATGYLVSGPHVPAATVGREPTAIRQARADRLDEIMQTVGASVMGVTVGCARCHNHKFDPVSIQDYYSMTAVFQDIEFGSRQPEYSSDHPLRKRGHEIWTRIQTERDKLREDGGWEEDWGAYRELHFPVATTTAVRIRFKAPNLGLDELEVLGPHGLNRNLADSREGTIVSGFPEEGTDGRNPIERVNDGEYGTMAWRAKLDAKKEERPWVQFNFQSPQTINRLRLSNNREYFYDTDYLNKKPYLPKFQFDMDIMQDDGTWQPWTGTWAVNDKLLKNNPQRKETLANIQNLIDQLSEEGPQPSFVGRFIEPVVTHVLLRGSPESPHDEVMPAAPEIFDGDLGLDSSASGPQRRLEFAKWLTSPENPLTARVMVNRVWHHIFGTGIVPTTSDFGRAGASPTHPELLDWLSAEFVSPSNADAPAWSVKSLVRMLVMSEAFRQASAPNDEGLNRDAGSALLWRFPPRRMEAEVIRDSILMASGSIDLKIGGRSYRIHNEKATYAQWEVVNNHGPKTWRRMLYQERMRRVDDQIFTAFDFPDCGQVRAKRPVSTTPLQALNLMNSDFVLEQSDQIAERALRESNNQLDVAIDRCFELLLGRSPTETEQAACAQVAQDGNLALVCRALINSNELAFLP, from the coding sequence ATGGGAGGCAGCACGATGAAATCACAACCACAATGGAATCGATGGACGATCGCTTTGACGCTCGTCGCCCTGGCGACCTTCACGACCAATGTTGGATCAGCGGAGAAAGTCGACTACGAGAACGACATTGCTCCGATCTTCGAAGATCGATGTGTCTATTGTCATGGCGAAGACGAACAGGAGTCTGGGCTTCGCCTTGATTCACGGCCTCACATGATGCGTGGTGGTGACTCGGGTTTGCCAGCTCTGGTTCCCGGTCATCCCGAGAAGAGTTACGTCATGGACGTAATCCGCCATCTCGATGAAGACATGGCGATGCCCCCCGATGACGATCAATTGTCAGAGGAAGAAATTGAAACGATCGCTCGTTGGATTACAGAAGGAGCTGATTGGCCAGGTCAAATGGACGCGGTCTTTGAGAACGAATCCGATCACTGGGCTTTCCAGCCGGTCGTTCGTCCTGACGTTCCGTCTTTCACAAGCAAGGACGCCAAATCGCCTCAACCAATCGACGCTTTCCTCCTATCACGATTGGCCGAAGATGACCTCGCTTATTCAGCCACGGCAGATCCACGTGAGTTGATTCGTCGACTGTCGATCGTTTTGACGGGCCTACCGCCCAGTCCCGAAGAAACGAAGGCCTTTGTCAACCAATTTTCTCGCGATGGCGATCTTGCTTATGAGCAAGCTGTTGATCGGCTACTCCAGTCCCCTCATTTTGGCGAGCGTTGGGCACAACATTGGCTCGATGTGATTCGGTGGGCAGAAACCAATGGATCCGAAGCCAACCTGTATCGGAAAAATGCCTGGGTCTATCGCGACTATGTGGTTCGGTCATTCAACGAAGACAAACCTTACGATCAATTCGTGAAGGAGCAGATCGCCGGCGATTCAATGGGTGCGGGCGAAGCCACCGGATACCTGGTCTCGGGACCACACGTTCCCGCCGCGACCGTCGGGCGTGAACCAACCGCCATTCGGCAAGCACGCGCGGATCGTTTGGATGAGATCATGCAAACCGTTGGTGCCTCCGTGATGGGCGTGACCGTTGGGTGCGCTCGTTGCCACAATCACAAATTTGATCCGGTATCGATCCAAGACTACTACTCGATGACGGCGGTCTTCCAAGACATCGAGTTCGGAAGTCGCCAACCAGAATATTCTTCGGACCACCCGCTCCGCAAACGCGGTCACGAGATCTGGACGCGAATCCAGACCGAACGTGACAAGCTTCGCGAAGACGGCGGCTGGGAAGAAGATTGGGGTGCCTACCGCGAACTCCATTTTCCCGTCGCAACAACCACCGCTGTTCGGATCCGGTTCAAGGCACCGAACCTGGGACTTGATGAACTGGAAGTTCTCGGTCCTCACGGCCTAAATCGTAATCTCGCTGATTCACGCGAAGGAACGATCGTCTCGGGATTCCCTGAAGAAGGCACCGATGGTCGCAACCCCATCGAGCGAGTCAACGACGGCGAGTACGGAACGATGGCTTGGCGGGCAAAACTCGACGCAAAGAAAGAAGAACGCCCTTGGGTCCAATTCAATTTCCAAAGCCCGCAGACGATCAACCGTCTTCGCCTGAGCAACAATCGCGAATACTTCTACGACACCGACTACCTGAACAAAAAACCGTATCTGCCGAAATTCCAGTTTGACATGGATATCATGCAGGACGACGGGACTTGGCAACCGTGGACAGGGACTTGGGCGGTCAATGACAAGCTCCTGAAGAACAACCCTCAGCGAAAAGAAACACTTGCCAACATTCAGAATCTGATCGATCAGCTATCAGAAGAAGGCCCGCAGCCCAGTTTTGTGGGCCGGTTCATCGAGCCTGTTGTGACACACGTGTTGCTGCGAGGCAGCCCGGAGAGTCCTCACGATGAGGTCATGCCAGCGGCACCAGAAATCTTCGACGGAGACCTGGGACTCGACTCCTCAGCATCCGGTCCCCAGCGCAGACTCGAATTCGCGAAGTGGCTGACATCGCCTGAGAATCCGCTGACGGCAAGAGTCATGGTCAACCGAGTGTGGCACCACATTTTTGGAACGGGAATTGTTCCGACCACCAGCGACTTTGGTCGTGCCGGCGCGTCACCAACACATCCGGAATTACTGGATTGGCTTTCCGCTGAATTTGTGTCACCGTCAAACGCAGACGCCCCCGCATGGTCGGTCAAATCGCTGGTGCGAATGTTGGTGATGTCGGAAGCGTTTCGTCAAGCAAGTGCACCAAACGACGAGGGACTCAACCGCGACGCTGGATCAGCTTTGCTCTGGCGATTTCCACCAAGACGCATGGAAGCGGAAGTCATCCGCGATTCGATCTTGATGGCATCCGGTTCAATCGATCTGAAAATCGGCGGCCGCAGCTACCGAATCCACAACGAAAAGGCGACCTACGCGCAGTGGGAAGTGGTGAACAATCACGGACCAAAGACTTGGCGAAGAATGCTGTACCAAGAACGCATGCGACGGGTGGATGATCAAATCTTCACCGCTTTTGACTTTCCCGACTGCGGGCAAGTCCGAGCGAAACGTCCAGTGTCGACGACGCCACTGCAGGCTCTGAACTTGATGAACAGTGATTTCGTGTTGGAACAATCTGACCAGATCGCTGAGCGAGCACTTCGAGAATCTAACAATCAACTCGATGTCGCGATTGACCGTTGCTTCGAACTCCTGCTGGGCCGCTCGCCCACTGAAACCGAGCAAGCAGCTTGCGCGCAGGTCGCTCAAGACGGCAACCTAGCATTGGTTTGCCGAGCCCTCATCAACTCCAACGAACTCGCGTTCCTTCCATAA
- a CDS encoding glutamate synthase translates to MTKEPQQPDHSIDISQLTDAELHTALQSIPCQSGEDEPAPLVELTGLKSQHSAMMRCETPLRFQATGNLGDYAFAFCRDADIRLDGNVGHGAGDGMSGGVVLITGNAGCGLGSAMTGGTLAVYGSAGDRVGAAMRGGSIFVRGNVGDDTGAGALGGTIVVGGDAGKRLGDGLNNVTVFLRGKAKSLAPGVIEAPLRKREEVRLGLLLMGASIRGSASEFRRIIPKARLDAEEAGAGEIRPNWR, encoded by the coding sequence GTGACGAAGGAACCCCAGCAGCCCGATCATTCGATTGACATTTCTCAGTTGACGGATGCCGAATTACACACCGCTTTGCAATCGATCCCTTGCCAATCCGGCGAAGACGAACCCGCACCGCTGGTCGAGCTAACTGGTTTGAAAAGCCAGCACTCAGCCATGATGCGTTGCGAAACGCCGCTTCGATTTCAAGCTACCGGCAACTTAGGTGATTACGCCTTTGCCTTTTGTCGCGACGCCGACATTCGACTCGACGGAAACGTCGGTCATGGTGCGGGTGACGGGATGAGCGGCGGAGTCGTCTTGATCACCGGCAACGCTGGCTGCGGATTGGGGTCCGCCATGACCGGTGGAACGTTGGCCGTATATGGATCAGCTGGCGATCGAGTCGGCGCAGCGATGCGGGGCGGCAGCATCTTCGTTCGCGGAAACGTTGGCGACGACACCGGGGCAGGTGCACTTGGCGGCACAATCGTAGTGGGTGGCGATGCGGGCAAACGACTCGGCGACGGACTGAACAACGTGACCGTCTTCCTGCGAGGCAAAGCAAAATCGCTCGCCCCGGGAGTGATCGAAGCTCCTTTGCGAAAACGCGAAGAAGTCCGTTTGGGTTTGCTTCTGATGGGAGCCTCCATACGTGGCTCGGCGTCCGAATTTCGACGAATCATCCCCAAAGCACGTTTGGACGCCGAAGAAGCGGGTGCCGGCGAAATTCGTCCCAACTGGCGATAG